The sequence below is a genomic window from Lolium perenne isolate Kyuss_39 chromosome 4, Kyuss_2.0, whole genome shotgun sequence.
aaatctattgaatttcaaagtggaggcagtattcaaaatcatttgaattaattaaactggatttgaaataaaaaggccggcgggaaagctaaacgggctcaaaggtttaaaaacggcccaaggccagcccagccacggtccagtgccgcgcgggctacctgacagagggtcccgcctgtcagcggctcttaaacgccgaagcggtaagttTCAGTGTGGGGTGTTGGATTAGAAACTGAtcgaacggccgtggttcatcgtcgtctccgacgagaacccgacgctctggcggcggcggtagggggtcggagggctaaccagtgctccagcgagggatggcagtgtgcttggggtagatgtggacgacggcgaagctccaggtacaggtggcgtcgcctgaggttgcctggttcgccggcgatctctgcagagcttctgcggcggcgagctcgcgattggccttgctccggcgtgaatcagatgagtggtgaggtggttgagtagctgtgagaggtggggagtgcggtggtgtgcttggattgctcaggggagctctccttttatagcagcgcatgggtgctgcggggcagggtggcggtcgaccatggcgcggcgtttccggcgggtggtcgagctaggcgaggtcatggcagtgcgctacgggtccaggcgagtctaatggcggcgacagcttggtcggggagggcctggttggatCGCGTTGCTTCCAGGCAGGTCGCGGCCATGGCGGGATCGTCTTCTccgtccacggcggcggcggtctagggtctggtcttggccgtgtctggcggcgtccaggtggcgaggTGGTGCTCAACTCGTCGAGAGAGGGACCAGGGCGAGTGCAGggcggtggcgcggcgcgtgtactgagcgtgtccatggcgtgcatgcgcgcgacgcgagcggcgtctgggcgtgtgctgggcgcgcgatctccggcggctgtcgagcttctcctcgaccatggccggtgctaggtggtccagtagagtgaggtggcgacGTTGGACAAGGTGGGCAAgggtggcgatgaaggagaggaggggtggctcggcatggtggcgccatggccggcatgccatgccCATGTGAGCTAGCCACTCCTCATTAGGGTTACTATGTGCCATttatggttagagggaaccaggggacacaatggtgtaggttggggtagattagagggagtagaatcactatttgcaatagttgcaaatagtgcccgattttggaatttgcaattttgtccaaatttgaattaattcaaaaggtgaatctatttgaaatgtgtgtgtttagataagttgtatttgaccagagatgattagaggtggtggtggaattgtagaattcaagaatttacaaaattgggctaagtggacattgttgcatatgttataaagttgagactttggatgagcatagctcatgatcaaaaatgattttggcatggtgatctttacagaagttgttcaccttgatgttgactttgaaatggtgcaaagagttagcaagatttggtttgagaaaattgaatggtaatggctcaaagtagtgatcaggctataaatttcagttttgaccattattctatgtgagctagttttgcatttggaaattatttgaattgtgattctttgattccaaaagttgtaataagtgtttaataacattattcaactaatggtgaagaccaaataggtctaggttcaaaatttataaaaatgccatagggcatatgttagggttttagggttttttatttatttgatttctttctctttttggttttatttggttggtgatcttcatatgatcacattagggttttagagcatatcaaatacaagtaataacaatcatcatggcatatcaatcaaatgcacaagtcctatgcatggtactatatgcaatttaaaaagtttttgttggtttgaaattttgctctctggaattctctaactttctttttattgaaatttgggatgttacattaagtatggtgcgtaatgtaatcaacaaatacatcctttgacatagcattgatgttttatccctagtggcaacagcacatccacaaccttagaactttctgtcactgtcccagatttaatggaggcatgaacccactatcgagcataaatactccctcttggagttacaagtaacgacttggccagagcctctactaataacggagagcatgcaagatcataaacaacacatagatgattgataatcaacataacatagcattcaatattcatcggatcccaacaaacgcaacatgtagcattacaaatagatgatcttgatcatgttaggcagctcacaagatcgaacaatgatagcacaattaggagaagacgaccatctagctactgctatggacccatagtccaggggtgaactactcactcatcactccggaggcgaccatggcggtgaagagttctccgggagatgattcccctctccggcagggtgctggaggcgatctcctgaatcccccgagatgggattggcggcggcgtctctggaaggttttccgtaccgtggctctcggtactggagttattatcgatgaaggcttcttataggcgaagaggtaggtttaggggcgacgcgaggggcccacacgctagggccgcgcggccaggggctgggccgtgccgccctactgtgtggccgcctcgtcaccccacttcgtttccctttcggacttctggaagcttcgtgggaaaataagatcctgggcgttgatttcgtccaattccgagaatatttccttactaggatttctggaaccaaaaacagcagaaaacagcaactggctcttcggcatcttgttaataggttagtgccggaaaatgcataaatatgacataaagtgtgtataaaacatgtgtgtattgtcataaaaaagcatggaacataagaaattatcgatacgttggagacgtatcagtatccccaagcttagttcctactcgtcccgagtaggtaaacgataacaaagataatttctgaagtgacatgctatcataatcttgatcaatactattgtaagcacatgagatgaatgcagcgattcgaagtaatggtaaagacaatgagtaaacaattgaatcatatagcaaagacttttcatgaatagtactttcaagacagcatcgataagtcttgcataagagttaactcataaagcaataaattcaaagtaaaggcattgaagcaacacaaaggaagattaagtttcagcggttgctttcaacttgtaacatgtatatctcatggatagttgtcaacataaagtaatataattagtgcaatatgcaagtatgtaggaatcaatgcacagttaacacaagtgtttgcttctaagatagaaggaaataggtaaactgactcaacataaaagtagaagaatggcccttcgcagagggaagaattgattcctatatttgtgctagagcttttattttgaaaacaagaaacaattttgtcaacggtagtaataaagcatatatattatgtaaattatatcctacaagttgcaagcctcatgcatagtataccaatagtgcccgcaccttgtcctaattagctcggatttacatggattatcatagcatggcatatgttttaaccaagtgtcacaaaggggtacctctatgccgcttgtacaaaggtctaaggagaaagctcgcattggatttctcgcttttgattattctcaacttagacatccataccgggacaacatagacaacagataatggactcctctttaatgcataagcattcaacaacaaataatattctcataagagattgagtattgttgtccaaactgaaacttccaccatggatcatggctttagttagcggcccaatgttcctctctaacaatatgcatactcaaaccatttgatcatgataaatcacccttacttcagacaagatgaacatgcatagcaactcacatgatattcaacaaagggtagttgatggcgtccccaggaacatggttatcgcacaacaagcaacttaataagaaataagatacataagtacatattcaataccacaatagtttttaggctatttgtcccatgagctatatattgtaaagacaaagaatggaattttaaaggtagcactcaagcaatttactttggaatggcggagaaataccatgtagtaggtaggtatggtggacacaagtggcatagtttttggctcaaggatttggatgcacgagaagtaatccctctcaatataaggcttaggctagcaaggctatttgaagcaaacacaagtatgaactagtacaacaaaactcacataagaacatattgcaagcattataagactatacattgtcttccttgttgttcaacccttactagaaaatatctagaccttagagagaccaatcatgcaaaccaaattttagcaagctctatgtatttttttACTAATAggagcaaagtatatgatgcaagagcttaaacatgagcacaacaattgccaagtatcaaattattcaagacattataccaattaccacatgtagcatttcccgtttccaaccatataacaattaacgaagcagtttcaaccttcgccatgaacattatgagtaaagctaaggagatATTTGtctatatgcaacagcggagcgtgtctctctcccacacaatgaatgctaggatccattttattcaatcaaaaacaaaaacaaaaacgtatagacgctccaagtaaagcacataagatgtgatggaataaaaatatagtttcactagaggaacctgataatgttgtcgatgaagaaggggatgccttgggcatccccaagcttagatgcttgagtcttcttgaaatatgcagggatgaaccactggggcatccccaagcttagagctttcactctccttgatcatattgtatcatcctcctctcttgatccgtgaaaacttcctccacaccaaactcaaaacaactcattagagggttagtgcataatcaaaattcacatattcagaggtgacataatcattcttaatacttctcgacattgcacaaagctactgaaagttaatggaataaagaaatccatcaaacatagcaaaacaggcaatgcgaaataaaaggcagaatctatcaaaacagaacagtccataaagatgaattttttaggtgcaccagacttgctcaaatgaaaatgctcaaatttaatgaaagttgcgtacatatccgaggattactcacgtaaattggcagatttttctgagttacctatagagactactgctcaaattcgtgacagcaagaaatctgtttctgcgcagtaatccaaatctagtatgaaccttactgtcAAAgagtttacttggcacaaaaatgcaataaaataaagataaggagagttttctacagtagtaacaacttccaagactcaaatataaaacaaaagtgcagaagtaaaatcatgggttgtctcccataagcgcttttctttaacgcctttcagctaggcgcagaaagtgtgaatcaagtaacatcaagagatgaagcatcaacatcataatttgttctaatgatagaattaaaaggtaacttcattctctttctagggaagtgttccatacctttcttgagaggaaattgatatttaatattaccttccttcatatcaatgatagcgccaacagttcgaagaaaaggtcttcccaatataatgggacaagatgcattgcattcaatatccaacacaacaaaatcaacggggaaaaggttattgttaaccgtaatgcaaacattatcaatcctccccaaaggtttctttgtagaattatcagcaagattaacatccaaataacaatttttcaatggtggcaagtcaagcatattatagattttcctaggcataacgcaaATACtttcaccaagatcacataaagcattacaatcaaaatcattgaccttcatcttaatgatgggctcccaaccatcctctaacttcctaggaatagaagcttcacgttctagtttctcttctctagcttttatgagagcatttgtaatatgttttgtaaaggccaaatttatagcactagcattaggaatttgagcaagtttttgtaagaactttataacttcagagatgtgacaatcatcaaaatctaaaccattataatctaaagcaatgggatcattgtccccaacattggaaaatttttcagcagttttatcacgggcagtttcagcagttttaggaggttcaggcagttttgcaagctttgcattagaagtagaaacattgccaacaccaattattttaccattgaaagtaggaggtgtagcaacatgtgaagcattagcattactagtggtggtaatagtccaaactttagctacattgttatctttagcattttcttccttttcccacctagcacgcaattcggccatcaatcttatattctcattaattctaacttggatggcgtttgctgtagaaaatgacttaatatctttattttcattaggcataattttcgatttcaaaagatcaacatcagcagcaagactatcaactttagaagcaagtatatcaattttcccaagcttttcttcaacagatttgttaaaagcagtttgtgtactaataaattctttaagcatggcttcaagtccagggggtgtattcctattattgttgtaagaattcccataagaattaccataaccgttaccattattataaggatatggcctatagttgttactagaattattccgataagcattgttgttgaaattattatttttaatgaagttcacatcaacattttcttcttgagcaaccaatgaagctaacggaacattattaggatcaacattagtcctaccattcacaagcatagacataatagcatcaatcttatcactgaaggaggaggtttcttcaacagaatttaccttcttaccttgtggagctctttccgtgtgccattcagagtaattaatcatcatattatcaagaagctttgttgcggcgactagagtgatggacataaaagtacctctagcagctgaatccaataggttccgtgaagaaaaattcaatccttgcagcgtgtcttgatctccccggcaacggcgccagaaaaagtgctgcttgtgacggtaaagcactcgtccgttgggaaccccaagaggaaggtgtgatgcgtacagcggcaagttttccctcagtaagaaaccaaggttatcgaaccagtaggagccaagaagcacgttgaaggttgatggcggcggagtgtagtgcggtgcaacaccagggattccggcgccaacgtggaacctgcacaacacaaccaaattactttgccccaacgtgacagtgaggttgacaatctcactggcttgctgtaacaaaggattagatgtatagtgtgtatgatgatgtttgcagaaaacagtagaacgagtattgtagtagattgtattcgatgtaaagaatggaccggggtccacagttcactagtggtgtctctcccataagataaatagcatgttgggtgaacaaattacagttgggcaattgacaaataaagagggcatgaccatgcacatacatgttatgatgagtagtgtgagatttaattgggcattacgacaaagtacatagaccgctatccaacatgcatctatgcctaaaaagtccaccttcaggttatcatccgaaccccctccagtattaagttgcaaacaacagacaattgcattaagtatggtgcgtaatgtaatcaacaaatacatccttagacatagcattgatgttttatccctagtggcaacagcacatccacaaccttagaactttctgtcactgtcccagatttaatggaggcatgaacccactatcgagcataaatactccctcttggagttacaagtaacgacttggccagagcctctactaataacggagagcatgcaagatcataaacaacacatagatgattgataatcaacataacatagcattcaatattcatcggatcccaacaaatgcaacatgtagcgttacaaatagatgatcttgatcatgttaggcagctcacaagatcgaacaatgatagcacaattaggagaagacaaccatctagctactgctatggacccatagtccaggggtgaactactcactcatcactccggaggcgaccatggcggtgaagagtcctccgggagatgattcccctctccggtagggtgccggaggcgatctcctgaatcccccgagatgggattggcggcggcggcgtctttggaaggttttccgtatcgtggctctcggtactggagttattatcgacgaaggcttcttataggcgaagaggtaggtttaggggcgacgcgaggggcccacacgctagggccgcgcggccaggggctgggccgtgccaccctactgtgtggccgcctcgtcgccccacttcgtttccctttcggacttctggaagcttcgtggaaaaataggatcctgggcgttgatttcgtccaattccgagaatatttccttactaggatttctgaaaccaaaaacagcagaaaacaacaactggctcttcggcatcttgttaataggttagtgccggaaaatgcataaatatgacataaagtgtgtataaaacatgtgtgtattgtcataaaacaagcatggaacataagaaattatcgatacgttggagacgtatcagaccttccggaagaaatcaccatggaaggtggagtcctagatggactccaccaaccctagccggccaaccaaaggggaaggtggagtccatggtggactccacctccatggccggccataggcGAAGGAAAGGGAGtaatcccacttcccctaggtttcaccgaTATGGAAgttttttgagttggactcttattcggattttgggaaaacccttgggggttccacctatataaagagagggagagggagagggctggTTACACCTTGGTCGCACCACCAAGGGCACCCAAGCCGGCACCCCaagccccctctctcccaaaccctagctactccctcctccttcttctcccgtagcgcttacggcgaagccctgccggagatctcctccaccaccgtcaccacgccgtcgtgctggcgggattccgaggaggatctactacatccgctgcccgctggaacggggagaaggacgtcgtcatcaacaccgtacatgtgaccgagtgcggatgacaaggtattgacttgtcaatgcctatggattataggctagggtttagttagaagtagagggcaagtagatctcgaaggtttcagccgaaaagtactcgacgactatgaaaactagggtttgcagacaatgattcgattgattctttgtccctcgactcccccttatatatgaggtggagccgagggattcgtgctatacaagtttacatagtccgggacggtttctaactcatcccgccagatcacaaacaacacttcctattacaactctatctttccttagtaaatcttgggctcccgaatcttcttattcttcgggtattgggcttccagtaaaccccgggtaccatcttcggcaggcccatttgggatgcctatgtcagtagcccccgagattttgcttgaatcgtagagtcagggaaaatctccattgtttatttttactcgaaagctttaaccttttatatttcttcacataaaattctatattgtacagggatactggtaattggggctagttcatctgacggatcaggtactagttaactgctctagtggcaatccgcaaaaacctacttcaaaatcacgtccccggacatgatctcgggatactggtgtaaacgtcgacaggtgccgcttaaggtcttaccattctgtcgagtcccagtcaaatttatcgggtacctaacgcgtccgttaggatttttcttcgtatctgttgatacggataaaagtagcagagcgcagtctttggcgatgccacgcccagcagaacggatctggggtcttaccttcgcaaattttgcggcattcagaaattgatcgcaacttcggcgttctgagaatatattgtcgagtgcttttccggctgttggaatggcacattttatcgagtcatatatgacttatattgttctcccgatgggagtatatgtagagttaattataactcgaaatatactctcttgtttttctatttttgttaatttcatcgggcacgcgaacagcgttcccgatgggagtagtttcgaggctacaaccaagaacttgtgcttggttgtaggctcaacattttagtccaccttgtcgctatattttcattacttcccaatatgatctctttcttcttctctcttttttttatctctcgggtgcgcgaacagcgctcccgatgggagtagcccccgaggctacagccaaggacttgtgcttggttgtaggctcccgcaatttctatatttgtcatactcgaaaatttacttttttctgaagtagcccccgagcatttgggcaaaaacttgtatttgatcaaaggctcccgaagtattgaataattctttctgtcgtcacttttcttttatttttcttgtcgacatacttcccttaatcaaatttacttcatccttctcgaatagtcgtgagttctctgccctgtgggtccattgcttcgaccatgttgacacgtcgtgcaagtgggggacacacgtcctccgcttttcctggcgcacgtacggtaacgcctatctcaataaaaatactgttttgcccttgtgtctagaagatccattctcaccacacgatttcttcatccaacggcacactgcttcacccgattcttatataaacccttcttcaacctccgttcatccccttgcttgcgccgcttacctgttcctcttcgcaaaacttcccctgcgcccaattctctccaatcttccgtacgcacatacattgctctgcccactgccgttgatgccaccgcgcacgcgtctgactcgccacagcacgccggaatccaagatggccgccgaggatcttgagtgggagagatccaaaatctccaatcaagacatcaacacgctgaagaggctcggcctcatgacgaaggaggacgccatccgctttcctagcgaagaaagctaccccaagcctccaatggagtatcgggttagttttgttgatcacctgatccgcggcctttcaaccccaatccacgatttcctccgcggccttctttttgtttatgggattcaactgcaccagttgactcccaattccatccttcacatttctatttttatcacactttgcgaatgcttcctcggaatcactcccaattgggctctgtggaagcgcattttctgtctccgccgtaatggctcccacaacgtcacttataacataggtggcgttgttatctgtgttcggactgatgtcgattatttcgacgtcaagtttcctgattctgtccaaggatggcgcaaaaagtggctctacatccacgaagaaagcgccaattctgtggagcacaacatagttcctttcgacggaagtgccaggattcagcgtcgccgttcctgggatgccgaagcttctgaagaagagaaaaaagcgacagaggcgctcatggctcgtatccgtcatcttcaaaacactcgaggcaaagagctatctggtgttcaaattactgcctacttccttaggattagagtgcagcctcttcaggctcgcaaaaatcccctttggacgtattctggtgaaaatgacgccaacagaatctccagtgatctttctgtaaaggacttggaaaaattggttcgaagaatttctcgattaggcaagaaggatcctattccctcctcctgtcgagtggaaccatacagtgcttccaatcctcttcccgaggtattttgtcttctcgaagttttatcttgttttgaactgttcctcgtatcttatttgcagtggtatctcacttattctcttttgtcactatttctttgtagaatcatcctactatggcttcccttcctcctcttcctgaggatggagaggtcgaagaaagagccgttgtcgatgatgtcaaccaggagaccccctcttttgtgaatgaacccgcagattctcgaaaatctgcgggatctactgagaaggatgctgcctctgaagatacaacatcagcacaatctcctcctcctgctgtttctccgaagagcaaaaggaaaaggagcaatgccgaagattccgggacctcgaaacccgaagaaactgctcctgcacctcgaaaagcagcttatgatccatacatcgagagtatcatcagctcgtaggttccttgctcttttccttttttatttgaagaattttattttgccttgctttttatgctgccactattttgtcacagtgatgatgaagaaactccaactttagatgtggctgctcgaacgagcacatcACATACTTTAGTaatttcagaaaaaccagttgaaggggaggaatcgtcgcctcctcaacaaaatgttgatacatctactccttcgagcccccgtgcccctccaccaaaaagggcacgggttgaaaagattgttgatcctgcccctcagttgggcagttcgtcgcccccgctcctagatgatgtaagtttgtcgacatctatattttctttattttatttcttcCCATCTCttttttttatgccgatgtttctcttactgtgttcacgttgaacagcctatgatcaaggatcttctccgcatcggttcccaatttattgggtaccgtgaatatgctaatagagccgaaggtaacgactgtcatacttgtcgtttttccttaatttgtcactcctgttacttgccgcgattttttgatctttcttctctcttttttccatatctcgacagagaaacttgcagaggctaacgaacgcgccgacgcactggctcaaaaacttgagcaaagtgaggcggctcgcaagaaagccgaactcgctgctagcaaagccaaggtcgaagctgatgaagctaaggcgaaagctgctggtgtcgaggaactgcagaagaaacttgaggatgcgacagctgccttggatgagcacaaagctgcacaagcttctcgtgacgaaggaatcctcaagcgtttgaagtcgcaaagtcgacgtactctgagtaatattatcaatcccttttattttactgcacttcctgtttcttggttgttgactgatgtcttgtctcgtgtggcagcccaaacaaaccaggattttgatctggataatcctgtcaacgatcctctccttgacgcactttctcttctggagtttcacgggcgcgaaattcgtgaaggcgtggcaaatgctaatgcaggattgtcagcgttgttcccttatttcttcccgaagaaagaagaacccgcaactttccttaacctcgccaagatgtttaatgcttcggaagacctgggattgaaggtGCGTcgaggagaatatgaaggttcttgTCGAGAGTActtgttgccctggttgcgaCAGCCAACGgcacgcttgattggatgaaggttggcgacaccggtcAGATAGAGCGATCaaaatggaggtcgctgatcaaggcggccaagcccaacacgaagaagatcttggcgtatctggggatc
It includes:
- the LOC127323283 gene encoding uncharacterized protein — translated: MPPRTRLTRHSTPESKMAAEDLEWERSKISNQDINTLKRLGLMTKEDAIRFPSEESYPKPPMEYRVSFVDHLIRGLSTPIHDFLRGLLFVYGIQLHQLTPNSILHISIFITLCECFLGITPNWALWKRIFCLRRNGSHNVTYNIGGVVICVRTDVDYFDVKFPDSVQGWRKKWLYIHEESANSVEHNIVPFDGSARIQRRRSWDAEASEEEKKATEALMARIRHLQNTRGKELSGVQITAYFLRIRVQPLQARKNPLWTYSGENDANRISSDLSVKDLEKLVRRISRLGKKDPIPSSCRVEPYSASNPLPENHPTMASLPPLPEDGEVEERAVVDDVNQETPSFVNEPADSRKSAGSTEKDAASEDTTSAQSPPPAVSPKSKRKRSNAEDSGTSKPEETAPAPRKAAYDPYIESIISS